TATATGTTTAAAGATAGGGAAGTTCATCTGCAGTTCTTTCACACCCGTTACCCTTCTCCCTACGCTCCATCATTTCTATAAATTTTTCAAAAGTATATGTTTCAGTTCCAGCGTCCGTTTTCCAGCTGAAATCTGCCACAAATTTGGGAATAAATTTTGAAATTTGCAACCTGTGAGCCTACACCAATTACACAACCTGTTGTAAATGATGAATTAATCCCACTCATCGCGTAATCCCCCATAAACAAACCGCATTTGATTTCATCTGTTTGACGAAAACTAAGATCCTCATAATCAAACAACCGAACAGATTTCCAATTGTTTTTCAAATTTGAATTTGAACTACCAGCTCCAATATTACAGCCCTCGCCAATGACCGAACAGCCCAAATAGCCCTCATGCCCTTTTGCACTATTCCCCCAAATAACCGTATTATTTACCTCTCCACAAACAGTACTGCCCGGACCAATGCTTGTGTTGGGATACAATCGAGCACCAGTCTTGACCCTTGCACCATCTCCTATTGCAACATAACCTTTTAAATAACTGGCCTTCTTCAATCTTACAACCTTTACCAATATAAATAGGCCCCTCCAGACTATTCAAACTAACACCCTCAACCTGAGCGCCCTCTTCAACAAATATCCAGCTGCCATAAACAGCATTACTAGAACTTATTGAGGCTGTATTTCTTCCCGCTGTCAATAGGTTATAATCAAACAACAATTGAGACTTATTCTGCAAAAAGATATCTTCAAGAAAATTGAGGTATTGAATGTTGCAGGAGGTTTTGATTGGATTATAGCGAAGATGAAGATTTTGATAGTCGATCTTTCCTTCTGTTGATCGTATCGCCACCCAAGAATTATCATCTAAAAGCACTTCGCCAGGATTTAAAGACTTCAGTTCAACAATCAAATCATCCGATGGCAAAACATTGCTACGTATAATTAAGAAATCCTGGTTGCCAAAATCTGAAAAAGGAAATTTGTCGCTGAGGTAGTCAACTGTATCAAAAGTAACTGGTGCCTCAAAAATACGGCCCCATTTACCATCTAGTGTACAAATACCGGTTCTGATATTACCAATTGGACGAGTCGCGGCAAAGGGAAATAGACGCCTGCGCCAATGTGCGTTATCAAATAATACGATGGTTAGCGACATGAAATAAAAGTACATAAAAAATCCCGACAAATAAACTTTATCGGGACATTAACAATTTCTTTATAGTAAAGAATATTACTTTTTGTTGTAACGGCTACGGAATTTATCAATACGTCCTGCTGTATCAACCAATTTCATCTTACCAGTGTAGAATGGGTGTGAAGTGTGAGAAATCTCTAACTTTACCAATGGGTACTCGTTACCATCTTCCCAAGTAATAGTTTCTTTTGTATCAACACAAGATTTAGTAACAAAAGAATAGTCATTTGACATGTCTTTGAATACAACTAATCTGTAGTTTGATGGATGCAAATCTTTTTTCATTTTATCTTATGATTACTATATAATTCAACAATTGAGGTGCAAAGATAATTTATTTTTCATTCAAATACAAAAAACAAAGATAAATTCATTTCAACACCTGTGAATAAATTTTACTTAAACCACAAAAATAAACAAATCAAAGCACAATAAAGCCTTTTTTCTTCTTAATCCTCTATAAATAGTTCTAATTTCATACTTTTGCAACACATTATAAGTTGTACGTAAAATGAGCATCGGATTATCGGAACAAGAACAACAAAGAAGGCTGAACCTGAAAGCCTTAATCGACCTAGGCATTGACCCCTTCCCCGCTGAAGAATTCAAAGTTAATGCTACGGCTGAAGATATATTAGAAAACTACGAAAGAGATAAGATCAACTATAAGAACATCAGTTTCGCCGGACGGATTATGAGCCGTAGAGTAATGGGAAGCGCATCCTTTATGGAGCTACAGGACGCTACTGGACGTATCCAAGCCTATGTAAAACGTGATGATATCTGCCCTGACGAAGATAAGACTCTATACAACACCGTATTTAAAAAGTTATTGGACATCGGAGATATTGTAGGTATTACTGGATATGTTTTCACTACGCAAACTGGTGAAATCAGTATACACGTTCAAACCCTAAAAGTTCTTACTAAATCATTGAGACCTCTACCGATCGTAAAAGAAGCGGATGGTAAAACATTTGACGCTTTTACAGATCCTGAACAACGCTATAGAATGCGTTATGTGGATTTGATCGTGAACTCTCAAAATAGAGACATCTTTGTTAAGCGCACGAAATTATTCAATGCTATGCGTGAGTATTTCAACAACGCTGGGTATATGGAAGTTGAAACACCAATCCTACAGGCAATCCCTGGGGGTGCGGCAGCTCGCCCATTTATTACACACCACAATGCTTTGGATATCCCTCTTTACTTACGTATTGCCAATGAGCTGTATTTAAAGAGATTGATCGTTGGTGGTTTTTGAAGGTGTATATGAATTCTCCAAAAACTTCAGAAATGAAGGAATGGACAGAACACATAACCCAGAATTCACAGCAATGGAAATCTATGTAGCCTATAAAGACTACAACTGGATGATGGAGTTCACAGAAAACCTGTTAGAACATTGTGCTATCGCAGTGAATGGAACGACAAACGCGACATTTGGTGAACATAAAGTTGACTTTAAAGCTCCATACCCAAGGGTCAGCATGACTGAAGCTATCAAACAATTCACGGGATTTGATATTACAGGAAAATCAGAAGATGAAATCCGCATTGCTGCCAAGGGAATGGGAATCGACGTGAATGACACCATGGGCAAAGGAAAATTGATCGACGAGATTTTTGGTGAAAAATGTGAAGGCAATTTTATCCAACCAACATTTATTACCGACTACCCTATCGAGATGTCTCCTCTGACCAAAAAACATAGAGACAACCCCGAATTGACAGAACGTTTTGAATTGATGGTTTGTGGTAAAGAGATCGCAAATGCTTATTCTGAGCTCAACGACCCTATCGATCAAAGAGATCGCTTCGAGCAGCAACTCAAACTATCTGAAAAAGGTGATGATGAAGCCATGTTCATTGATCAGGATTTCTTGCGTGCCTTAGAATATGGAATGCCGCCTACATCGGGATTAGGAATTGGAATGGACAGATTGATTATGTTTTTGACAAATAACCCTTCCATCCAGGAAGTATTGTTCTTCCCTCAAATGCGTCCTGAAAAAGTAGCTAAAGTAGCTTCTGTATCAGATTTCGTAGAAATCGGGATTCCTGAAGCATGGGTTCCTGTCCTGCAAAAAAATGGGATTTACAACAATCGAACTATTAAAAGAAGCAAATCCAAACAAAGTATTCAATGACTTGGGCGGAATGCGCAAAAAAATGAAATTAGATATATCTATGCCAACTAAAGATGAAGTCTTGACTTGGTTTGAATAAGGAAATTCTAAAATTAAAAGGAAATGCCCTGTTGGTTTACAGCAGGGCATTTCCTTTTATTCATCGATTTGGAAACCCCAATATTCATATTTCAAATCATGTTGAAAACTACCTGAACCATTCAATCCATGCAATGAGAATGTAATCGGATAAAGGTTTTTATTTTACTGTTATTAATGATATCGTAAGTCTTTTTGTACAGATCCAAAATAGCTTTTCTGCCTTCAGCTTTATTGATCATGGTTTCTCTTTTGGAACTTGTTCGATGTAGGATCGCCAAACTCGATTGATCCAATATTTTTAAATCGACCTCATTCAAAGGGGTTAAATCAGACATCTTGTTCAACACTGAAATAAAATCCTCTTCTTTAGATTTCGATTGTGCGTAAAAAATTACTCTATCACCATAAGATGCCCTCTTAACATAATAACAAGGCAATTTATGTTTCTTAATTTCTTCTTCGGCCTCAACTGATAACAATTCTGCAGCATCAGGAAATTCCATGATTACTTCAAAAATATTAAAATTCATAGCACAATAAAATGAGGACTCAGCCTCTTTAAACCCTTTCAATAAAGGAAAAAATCTCTCCCTTTCTTTTTCCGTCATAAGCATCCCTTTCAAGAAATTATAATCCAGTATTTCCCTCCAATAATTTTTCGGACTTATATCTGAATCCTCAATAACAGGTATATGAAGTCCTACATACTGCTGAACATCCAATAAAGTCGGTATTTTATTAAATTGTTCAGATCCCAAATTCGCTTCATAACTCATCAGTCGCACAGGAAGCTTTTATAGCTATCATACCGAGAAATGGAAATTTTACTTTCGTCACCTTTAAACTCTACTATATTTCCAGGATAAATTAATAGATTGTTTTCATCATCTACATTGAAATAATGGATAATAGAATTTCGAGAAATTTTAATGGGTTCTGCTTCAGGCTTTGGCTGCGGAATTTCAGGATCTACATTTGAGCTTTTTGAACAGGAATAAAAAATAAATATGATTAGAACAGAAAAATTAAAGAAATTTATTTTCATAATTTTTAATATAATAGCCGTGTAATGCAAACTTAACAATTCAATATTAAGTAAAAATTAACAAAACAAAAACTCAAAGTTTAACAAACCTGCGAAATAAAACAAATCCACAGAATTTCCGTTTTAAGATATAACTTATTGAAAACAGATATACATGAAAAAATTATCCCTCATATTAGGTTTACCTTTCATCATTGCTTGTGCCAGCAGTCAAGGAACAGGAACAAAACCACCCAAAATCATCGGAAATTGGCAATGGATTGAAACATCTGGCGGATTTGCCGGCATAACAAAAACACCAGAATCAACCAACTCCATCAAACATTTACAGATTACAAAAGACAGTATTTTCTATTATGACAATGGTGAGCTGTCAAATGCACAGCCCTATAAATTAGAATTAGCAATGTCGCAACTCAGCAATAAAAACGAATGGCAAATCGACGAAACAGTCAGTAAAGTCTTTGTCCACCGACAAGATTCTACTCTGGTTTTAGTGGAGGATTGTTTTGACTGCTTCTCCCATAAATATGTGAAAATGAAAGAATAAGCAAAAGAATTATTGATTATTTATATCATAAAAAAAGCCCCTTTAAAAGGGCTTTTTAGATTATTTTGCATCCGAAAGAAGGATAAACTTGTAGAAGTTTTCTTCTTTCAGATATTTGTTTGCAGCTGCTTTTACAGACTCAATGCTCACCTTGTCAAGCTCCTCTAAATATCGAGTTACTTTGGTAGGATCTGTATCATTCTGAACAGAACCTAAAAAGCTGACCCGCCCAGAAACCATTCTCACGTAAATTGATTTCCAACTGACGTTTCTCTTCAATCTTGAACTTATCTAAATCAACTTGCGATGGACCATCAGCCTTGATTTTTTTAATTACATCAATCGCTGAATTAATCAATGGCTGATATTTATCTACACTTGTTCCAAACCCAATCATAAATGTATACCTAGGTTTCGGAAACTTACTTACGGAAAATCTAGCACCTGTACCATATACTCCACTCTCCTCTTCACGAAGTCTTTCTAATAATTTATTAGTCAAAATAGTCTCTAATGCAGATGTATTCAGATTCTCTTGTTCATTGTATGTATAATCTCCATACATGGTCAAACGAACCATCGCTTTAGCTTCTTTCCCTTTATTGACTACTTTCTCAACACCTTTGTTGTTCTCATATAGGTTCAAATCTTTTGCTTCTTCTTTTACGGTTTGTAGTAGGAAGAGCAGCAAGATATTCTTCTAAATAAGGTTTGATCTCGTCTTCAGTAAAGGATCCAACGATTACAAAGGTAAAATCTGAAGCATCAGCAAATCTATCTTTGTATATTTCGAGCGCCTTGGCTTGGTTTACATTTTCAAGGTCTTTCAATGAATAAGGAACACGACGGATGCTGTTACCGTAAAGTGTACGCTGAATGGCATCACTATAGACGAAGTTTGGATCATTTTCACGATTCGCCATCATATCCTTCTGTTTACTGATAACGCTTTGGAAAACATCATCTTCGATTCTTGGCTCCGTGAAATAACCATAAACCATCTCAAAAGCTGTTTTTAAACTTTCCTTATCCGTCGAACCACGCAATCCCTCAGCACGCTCTGAAATATAAGGACTGATGTTCACATCTTTTCCAGTTAAGCTTTTTTGTAACTCAACCGTATTCAATTGACCGATACCAGAACTATTCACTAAATTCCCAGCAAAGGAAGCTGACATATAATCCGCATCAGAATACAAGGAAGTACCACCTGGACTATATGCGTTGATAGAAATCTCATCATTCTTGAATTTAGTAGGTTTTAATAAGACCTTAACGCCATTGCTCAAGATGATTTCTTTAGTTTCAATTTTATCAATCGACTTTTCAGACTTAATCGATCCCTTAACAGGAGCTTTAGACAACATAGGTAAATCAGACACCTTATCTTCGTAGGCTTTCAGATCCTCTTTGTCAATGGAATCAAACCAAGAATTTACAGCAGCTTCATCTGGCAATTTGTCTTTATCGGTCTCAGGCGCCAAAATCAATACATCACGATTCGTGTCAACATAAAATTCTTTGGCGATGTCTTCAACTTCTTTTAAAGTTAATGTTGGCAACAATTGCTTAGTTAATTCATACCTATCTTCATTGCCCAATGCAGGACCATCATTCAAGAAATGATTTAAATAAGTATTTACATAACTATCTGATTTACGTTTATCACGCTCAACATAAGAAGATTCATTGTTCTTGGAGATGGAACTGATAGCTCTCTTGAATTCTGATTCTGTGAATCCGAATCTTTGAAAACGATCTAATTCTCTTACAACAGCTTTGAAACCATCTTCAAATTGACCAGGCTTTGACACAAAAAAATGCCCCCATATTATCTAGACCACCAATAAAACCTGAGATATCAACGCCACCTTGAATAAATGGAGGGTTCGCTGATTGACCTAGTTCACGAAGTCTCGGCATTGATCATTTGATTGAATACATCTTTCAATAGATCCCTGCGATAATCTTTCACAGTTACTACTTTTTCCTCAGGGTGCTTGATAAGATTTGACCGATAGTATATGACATCTCCGGATCAGTAACCTTGATAAATTGATTTTTATTCAATAAATCAACCTTGTATTCAGTTCTAGGTTTTTTGTTGGCTGGAACCTTCATATCTGAAAACAACCTTTTCACCTCAGCCTCCATCTGTTTTGGATCAATATCCCCAACTATAATAAGAGACTGCAAATCAGGACGGTACCAATCTTTATGGAATTGACGAATTACTTCAGGATCGAAATTCATAACGACCTTTTCGGTTCCAATTGGTAGTCGGTCAGAGTATCGAGAGCCATTCAACATCACTGGAAAATATTGATCGCGCATACGTTGCTGTGCACCACGGCCACCACGCATTTCTTCCATGATAATTCCACGCTCTTTATTGATCTCCTCTGTGTCCAACATGGCATCCTGCGCCCAATCGCGCATTACTTGGAGACCATTTTTTAATAATTCTGGATCGTCCGAAGGTATCGGTAGTTGATAAACGGTCTCGTCAAAACTTGTATAAGCATTTAAGTCAGACCCAAAACGAACACCAGCTTTCTGAAGGTAATCGATCAATTCGTTCTTTGGAAAATGCTTCAATCCATTGAAGTTCATATGCTCCATAAAGTGAGCCAAGCCCAATTGGTTTTCATCCTCAAGGATAGAACCAACTTTCATAGCCAAATACATCGTTACACGTTTCTCTGGCTCAGCATTTTTACGAATGTAATACTGAAAACCATTTTCCAATTTCCCTTTAATAACATCCTTATCAAAAGGTAATTTAGCATCCCATTTAAGGGAATCGTTAATCAATAATACTTTAGCTTCAGAGTTTAAGGTTGAAGGAACGTAAGCACTCGCCATCTCCGTCGCAAAGGGCAACAGAAAGGCTAATGCCAAGGGTTTAGAATTTTCATAATTTCAAAAAAAATTTTCTAGAATGGTTATTAATTTATATTTGTTGCCAATCTACAATAAATTATTAAAGCATTAAAACAATTTCTCTATTCTCGCAAAGATTTAGATATATTTAACAGATGAATTGGGAACAACTAAAAAAGGATTTTAAACGTTATTTACTGCTAGAAAGAGGCTTAAGCGATAACAGTATAGTCGCGTATTTAAATGACGTTAAAAAACTTCAGAGTTTTTGCCGAATTGCAACAAATTGAACCAAAGGATTTTCAGACCAATGATATACAGAACTTCCTCAAATGGATCAATGAATTCCCCATTTCGGGAATATACCCAAGCAAGGATCCTCTCAGGTATAAAAACATTCTTTGGCTTTCTACAATTGAACATGGCTTAGTAAACAACCCAGCAGAACTTATTGAAACCCCTAGGCTATCCAGAAAAATTCCTGCCGTTCTTAGTATTCAAGAAATTGATGAACTAATTTCTGCAATCAACCTATCTACTACAGAAGGAACTCGAAACAAAGCAATTTTAGAAATGCTGTATGGCTGTGGACTTCGTGTATCGGAACTCTGCAACCTTAAAATATCAAATCTCTTCCTCGATGTAGAATTCATTAAAGTGGAAGGTAAGGGAAATAAAGAAAGACTGATTCCAATTGGCCAACAAGCTATAAAATACTTAAAGATATACCTGGAAGAAATCAGGGTACATCAGACTATAAAAGCAGGTAAAGAAGATTTTGTATTCTTGAACAGAAGGGGTTCTCCCCTTTCAAGGGTTATGATATTTCTGATCATCAAAGACCTTGCTGTAAAGATTGGATTGGAAAAAGAAATAAGTCCCATACCTTCAGACATAGCTTTGCTTCACACCTAGTTGAAGGCGGAGCAGATCTTAGAGCAGTACAAGATATGCTAGGACATGAAAGCATCACAACAACAGAGATCTATACGCATATAGACAAAGAATATCTGCAAAGTGTCATCACTCAATTCCATCCCAGGTCTTAATGCAACAAAGTTTAATTTAATTTGCAACATTATTGCATTTGAATTATATTTGCACCGTGATTACTTATCTAAAGCCGTTTAAACAATTAATATCATCCTTTTGGATTGGAATTATGTTCCTTTCCATCGGGTTAATTGTATTACATAGGCATGATCACCATCAAGAATCGCATTCTTGTCATACAGAAACAAAACATGACCATCAACATCCCAATTCGGAAGATTGTCATTATTGTTTTCTGTTTTTTCAACAGGGCATTCAAAATGTTTATGGATTTTCATGGGAATCTAAACCAATGGATTTTTAATAGCTGCTGTATTAAACCACAGTAAGATAGAATTCCCATCCCTTAATCCTCAGACTGGCAAAAGTTTGCGAGCACCTCCCTTTCCTATATTATTTAATCGAGTAATATACAGCATTTTATAATTTATTTACTACAACATTCATGTTGAAATATGTATGGACTGCGCTTCTATTCTTATCGATAGGAATTGTAAATGCACAGACCAATAATCAATATATCAATGGTATTGTCCTGGACGAGAGCGCTGAACCAATTGTTGGCGCAAGCATTACTGTACTAGAAAAGGATTTTAATACTACTTCTGATGTTCATGGCAACTTTAAGTTCAAAGAGGGCGATGGACATCAACACCTTACTTTACGTGTTTCTGCTTGGGTTATGAAACTTTTGAACAGCCTATTCATACGGAAGCTGGGCATACTTTAAAAATTGTCCTTAAGTCCATTTCCGTATCCATTGATGCTGTATCAATTTCAGCTCAACAAGAAGAGCAAAAAACGGCAATCAAAGCAAAATTAAGCCAACAATTGATCGAAGAATCCAAAGGTAAATTGTCTGCAGAGGTTTTTTCACAGTTGTCAGGTGTCAGCATTCTGAATTCGGGACATTCGG
The Sphingobacterium daejeonense genome window above contains:
- a CDS encoding putative sugar nucleotidyl transferase, encoding MSLTIVLFDNAHWRRRLFPFAATRPIGNIRTGICTLDGKWGRIFEAPVTFDTVDYLSDKFPFSDFGNQDFLIIRSNVLPSDDLIVELKSLNPGEVLLDDNSWVAIRSTEGKIDYQNLHLRYNPIKTSCNIQYLNFLEDIFLQNKSQLLFDYNLLTAGRNTASISSSNAVYGSWIFVEEGAQVEGVSLNSLEGPIYIGKGCKIEEGQLFKRLCCNRRWCKGQDWCSIVSQHKHWSGQYCLWRGK
- a CDS encoding type B 50S ribosomal protein L31; amino-acid sequence: MKKDLHPSNYRLVVFKDMSNDYSFVTKSCVDTKETITWEDGNEYPLVKLEISHTSHPFYTGKMKLVDTAGRIDKFRSRYNKK
- a CDS encoding insulinase family protein, with product MNLYENNKGVEKVVNKGKEAKAMVRLTMYGDYTYNEQENLNTSALETILTNKLLERLREEESGVYGTGARFSVSKFPKPRYTFMIGFGTSVDKYQPLINSAIDVIKKIKADGPSQVDLDKFKIEEKRQLEINLRENGFWAGQLFRFCSE
- a CDS encoding insulinase family protein, whose product is MSKPGQFEDGFKAVVRELDRFQRFGFTESEFKRAISSISKNNESSYVERDKRKSDSYVNTYLNHFLNDGPALGNEDRYELTKQLLPTLTLKEVEDIAKEFYVDTNRDVLILAPETDKDKLPDEAAVNSWFDSIDKEDLKAYEDKVSDLPMLSKAPVKGSIKSEKSIDKIETKEIILSNGVKVLLKPTKFKNDEISINAYSPGGTSLYSDADYMSASFAGNLVNSSGIGQLNTVELQKSLTGKDVNISPYISERAEGLRGSTDKESLKTAFEMVYGYFTEPRIEDDVFQSVISKQKDMMANRENDPNFVYSDAIQRTLYGNSIRRVPYSLKDLENVNQAKALEIYKDRFADASDFTFVIVGSFTEDEIKPYLEEYLAALPTTNRKRRSKRFEPI
- a CDS encoding M16 family metallopeptidase, whose protein sequence is MALAFLLPFATEMASAYVPSTLNSEAKVLLINDSLKWDAKLPFDKDVIKGKLENGFQYYIRKNAEPEKRVTMYLAMKVGSILEDENQLGLAHFMEHMNFNGLKHFPKNELIDYLQKAGVRFGSDLNAYTSFDETVYQLPIPSDDPELLKNGLQVMRDWAQDAMLDTEEINKERGIIMEEMRGGRGAQQRMRDQYFPVMLNGSRYSDRLPIGTEKVVMNFDPEVIRQFHKDWYRPDLQSLIIVGDIDPKQMEAEVKRLFSDMKVPANKKPRTEYKVDLLNKNQFIKVTDPEMSYTIGQILSSTLRKK
- a CDS encoding site-specific integrase: MNWEQLKKDFKRYLLLERGLSDNSIVAYLNDVKKLQSFCRIATN
- a CDS encoding carboxypeptidase-like regulatory domain-containing protein; this translates as MLKYVWTALLFLSIGIVNAQTNNQYINGIVLDESAEPIVGASITVLEKDFNTTSDVHGNFKFKEGDGHQHLTLRVSAWVMKLLNSLFIRKLGIL